The Phycisphaerae bacterium region CCGCCGCCGGATTCGCCAGCACCAACCTCCCCATCCCCTGGCTCGCCAACAAACGACTGGCCTTTACGTTCGGTTGAAAAACACCAAAATGTTAGTTGGCAGAAGGTCCGTGGGAATCAAGGCTAGACTACTACCAGGGTCCCCCAGAGAAGGAGCCGCTGGCTATCGGAGGCAACCTTCCGCTGAAGAAGGTGTACGAGTACGAGCCGATCCCGAAGGATATGAAGCCGGAGGAGGCCAAGCACATTCTCGGGGCCCAGTGCCAGCTGTGGGCGGAGTACCTGCCGACCACGCGGCAGGTCGAGTACATGGCCTTCCCAAGGGCGGCGGCGATGTCGGAGGTGTTGTGGTCACCGGCTCAGCGGAAGGGCTACGCCGCGTTTCTGGTCCGCCTGGCTGAGGATCTGAAGCGGCTGGATGTCTTGGACTGGAACTACCGGAAGCTGGACAAGGAATAGAGACTCGTCTCGCTCCTTGTCGTGGCCCGAGGGAACGGACTCCTACCTGTAGGGTGTTTACCGGCTTTTGTCCGCCTTTCTGCTGACGATTCTTCACATTCCCTTAAGGTACGCTGCCCTATGCTCAGCGGAGTCTCCCGCGGCAAGCCTTGCGGGAGGCCTGGTGGTCGTAGTCGATGGCGAGGGTGTCTGCGGTGTCCCTGGGGTCTTGAGGATGAGGGGCAGTGCCGGCGGTTGAGGCGAGATCGTAGCATGGGAACCCTGGCGGTCGTTCCGATTTTCATGAGTGCTGGTGCCGCGGTCATGCCCGCGGTCGTTGCGGCGGTGACGAGCGTGGTGGCCATCGCGGTGAGGCCGCGTGAGTTGCTGCGGCTCTGTCGGCGGCGGCCGGCGGCCGTCGGGGCGTCGTTGGGTGTGATTGCGTTGGGGGTGGTGGCCGCCAGCTGGTGGCGGACGTCCGACACGCGGGCTGCCACATCGGGGCGCGGGGAGACTCGGGCGGGGCATTATGACTGGGCCCGTGTTGCGGAGGACATCATCGCGAGGGAGGGCGCCGCCGGGGCACTCACGGCTCGCGCGGTCGCCGGGTCGCCGACGGCGGTTGCCGTCCAAGCAACGGGGGTTTCGCAAGGAGGGGGCGGCTCCTCGGTGGGTGCCGTTTCCCTGTCGAGCCATGGGAGCGCGGGTATTCCTCTGATTTTGGGGCGTGATGCCTCGCGATGCAGCTACGGGACGGGTCCGTCGCCTGTGCGGCTGAGCACGTTCTGGCGTTATGTGCCAGAGGAGACGATGTTCCTTTCCGCGCCCCTGGTGGTGGGCAATCGGGTCTTCACTGCCGGGTGCCAGAGTGACCTGGGCGGGTACACCGGTCTGCTCGCGTGCCTGGACGCCGAGACCGGCAAGCCGATCTGGGAGGTGACGCGGAAGGGCGATGACGTGTTGCGGCCGTTCTTCAGTTCGCCGGCATTGACTCAGGATGGCAGGTACCTGGTGATTGGGCAGGGTCTGCACGCGGATCGCGAGTGCTCGCTGCTTTGCTTTGAAGCTGTGACCGGGAAGCTCCACTGGGAAGTGAAGACCGCGCTTCACATTGAGTCTTCCCCCGCGATTCATGGTGACATGGCCGTGGTGGGAGCCGGGGCGATCGAGGGTCGTGACGGCCAGCCCACGGGTGACCCTGGTTTTGTGTTAGCGGTGCGTATCTCCGACGGCAGAGAGCTGTGGCGTCAAGTGGTCAACGATCCCGAGAGTGCGCCGGCGATCGATGAGAACGGCGCGGTGTACATCGGGAGCGGATTCAACGGCTCGGCCGTGGTGGCGCTGCGTAGCGAGCCGGAGGAGCAGTTGCGGGCCGGCAAGTTTGATCGGATTCTGTGGCGTACGGCGGTTGCTCATCCGGTCGTGAGTGCCATTGCCCTGGCCGGCGACCTGGTGATTGCGGGCGGGGGCAACAGCGACGCGGTTCATTCGAACCGGAATGCGGAGGGCATGGTGGTTGCGTTGGACCGGAAGACGGGCCGGATTCGCTGGCAGACGTTGTTTGAGGACTCGGTACTGGGGGGTTCTGCCTGTCGTGAGGACCGGCTGGTGTGTCCGGTCCGTACAGGCGAGGTGGCGGCGCTGTCGCTGCAGGATGGTCGGGTTCTGTGGCGTACGGCGATCAGCAGGCAGGCCCCGGTGATTGCGGCGTGCGCGTTCACCGGGCAGCGGGTTTACGCGGTGAGCAGTGACGGATACCTGGCGGTTGTGGATTCCCAGGATGGGCAGGTTCTGGAGCGAGTCTACTTGAACGACCAGGCCAGACCGGGCACCGGCCTGGCGATGTGTTCGCCGCAGGTTTCCGGAGGGCGGGTGATTGCGGGAAGCGAGACTGGGGGGCTGCATTGCCTGGTTGGCTCGGAGGGCAATGAATGAACTCGGCATCGGCCTACGTTGAGGACTTATCCGAATGCCGCGACGCGTCGCAGGTGGGAGGCAAGGCGGCGAGTCTTGGTCGGCTGGTCCGAGCGGGGTTCCCGGTTCCCGGCGGGTTCGTCATCAACACCCGGGCGTTTGAGGTTGCCAGAGGCCGATCGCTGCCGGCGGGCGTGCCGGCCGGGTTGCCGGACGAGGTCGCGGAGGAGATACGACAGGGGTACCGGGGGATGGGTAGCGGGCTGGTGGCGGTCCGATCGTCGGCCACGGCGGAGGATACGCCGACCGCCTCCATGGCCGGGCAGTACGAGACCTTCCTGAACGTGGAGGGTGAGGCTCAACTACTCCAGGCGGTGCGGGAGTGCTGGGCGGGTCTGGATACTCCCCGGGTTCGGGCCTATCTATACGAGCAGGGTATCGATCCTGCGCACGTGTCGATGGCGATCATCGTTCAGCGTCTGATTCCCGCAGACGCGGCGGGGGTGCTTTTTACCGCCAATCCCCACTTTAACGGCAACCGCGAGATGCTGGTTGAGGCGAGCTGGGGGCTGGGCGAGTCGGTTGTTTCCGGACGGGTGCAGCCGGATGTTCTCCGACTGGAGTATGA contains the following coding sequences:
- a CDS encoding family 20 glycosylhydrolase, with the translated sequence MAEGPWESRLDYYQGPPEKEPLAIGGNLPLKKVYEYEPIPKDMKPEEAKHILGAQCQLWAEYLPTTRQVEYMAFPRAAAMSEVLWSPAQRKGYAAFLVRLAEDLKRLDVLDWNYRKLDKE
- a CDS encoding PQQ-binding-like beta-propeller repeat protein, with the protein product MGTLAVVPIFMSAGAAVMPAVVAAVTSVVAIAVRPRELLRLCRRRPAAVGASLGVIALGVVAASWWRTSDTRAATSGRGETRAGHYDWARVAEDIIAREGAAGALTARAVAGSPTAVAVQATGVSQGGGGSSVGAVSLSSHGSAGIPLILGRDASRCSYGTGPSPVRLSTFWRYVPEETMFLSAPLVVGNRVFTAGCQSDLGGYTGLLACLDAETGKPIWEVTRKGDDVLRPFFSSPALTQDGRYLVIGQGLHADRECSLLCFEAVTGKLHWEVKTALHIESSPAIHGDMAVVGAGAIEGRDGQPTGDPGFVLAVRISDGRELWRQVVNDPESAPAIDENGAVYIGSGFNGSAVVALRSEPEEQLRAGKFDRILWRTAVAHPVVSAIALAGDLVIAGGGNSDAVHSNRNAEGMVVALDRKTGRIRWQTLFEDSVLGGSACREDRLVCPVRTGEVAALSLQDGRVLWRTAISRQAPVIAACAFTGQRVYAVSSDGYLAVVDSQDGQVLERVYLNDQARPGTGLAMCSPQVSGGRVIAGSETGGLHCLVGSEGNE